GCACAGCTTCCGCCTCATCGGCCGCCCCCGCCTCTACAAACCCCACGCCCTCCTCCTCGGCTGCGATGCCGACGGCGTCCGCGAAGCCAGCCTCCCCCGCCGCGATCATCCCGAAACCTGGCGCCGCCTCAAACACGGCGACCACCCCACCCTCATGCAATGGCGCCTCCAACAAAATGAAATCCGCCACTTGACCCTGGAATAAGCCCTCCCTCGCCCCGCCGCGCCCCCGCTCACTTGTACACCCGCTTCCACTCCTTGAGCTTGCCATCCGGCCCAAACGTCAGCCGCAAAAACATATCCGGCGCCCCCGGCTCATACCACACGGCGGTGGTGGGGTAATACCCATACCCCGTCACAATCGAGCGCCCCGCATGCCCGCGCACCGTCAGCCATTCCGCCACCCGCGTCCCATCCTCCAGCGTCGCGCTCTTGTCCGGCGGCCCCAGCTCCAGCACCGCCTGATCATACGTGTACTGCCCCACCCGCCCATTCCAAATCTGCTGCGTGGAAGCGCACCCCGCCAGCCCCAACACCAGCACCACCCACCCCGCCTGGAGCAGCCGCCCCCGCCAATAATCCAATAACTGCCGCATGCCGCCAATATACCTCACGAGGCCGCCCGCACCAAGAACACCGGAATGGCCCCGTACTTCTTCGCCAGTTGCTTGGTGCCCACGTAATCGCACGTGAACTCCGCCACCCCCTCCGCCGTGGCCAGCGCCGCAAACGCCTGGCTCGCGTAGATCTGCCCCTCCTCCGCCACCGGCTCGATCCGCGCCGTCCGGTTCACGTGCGCCCCGTTGTACGTCAGCTTCCCCAGCACCGGATCGTAACACGCAAACACCGGCCCCGCGTGCAACGCAATCCGGATGTTCA
This window of the Verrucomicrobiia bacterium genome carries:
- a CDS encoding adenylate/guanylate cyclase domain-containing protein, whose amino-acid sequence is MLFADIVGFTRLTEVQVVPFVQHFLGQVAELMQAMPHPPIHKNTWGDAVCCVFDSVRDAGVFALRLRDLVRGTDWGRYELPHELNIRIALHAGPVFACYDPVLGKLTYNGAHVNRTARIEPVAEEGQIYASQAFAALATAEGVAEFTCDYVGTKQLAKKYGAIPVFLVRAAS